A window of Aquitalea denitrificans contains these coding sequences:
- the betA gene encoding choline dehydrogenase: MSQQFDYIIVGAGSAGCVLAARLTEDADVSVLLLEAGGPDWRLDWRTQMPAALAYPLQGTTYNWAYTTLPEPHMGKRIMTQGRGMGLGGSSLINGMVYIRGNALDFDGWAENAGLENWSYLDCLPYFRKAESYDKGANDFHGAAGPLHVTTPRPDNNPLYQAFIAAGEQAGYPRTDDLNGYRQEGFGPMDRTTTPSGRRCSTSLAYLDQARTRANLTVKTRALADQIRFAGNRAVGVSYLQGGSLHQAEARREVIVCNGAIASPQLLQRSGVGNADQLKQHGISSVVHLPGVGENLQDHLEMYLQYHCTKPVSIYPALQWWNKPPIGVEWYLNGTGLGATNHFEAGGFIRSSTDFAWPNLQYHFIPLAMNYDGSNPVKAHGFQCHVGSMRSPSTGFVRLASRDPRVKPLLQFNYMAHAVDWQEFRAGVRLTREIIAQQAFDEFRGEEIKPGMKIQSDAEIDAFVREHAETALHPSCTCKMGYDDMAVVDKDGLVHGVEGLRVVDASIMPRVTTGNLNAPVIMMAEKLADAIRGRTPLPRSQADYFTAGKQPVRLMGTADFPWPTTSAPAVH; this comes from the coding sequence ATGTCGCAACAGTTCGATTACATCATCGTCGGGGCCGGTTCTGCCGGTTGTGTGCTGGCTGCCCGCCTCACCGAAGATGCCGATGTCAGCGTGCTGCTGCTGGAAGCCGGCGGGCCGGACTGGCGGCTGGACTGGCGCACCCAGATGCCGGCCGCGCTGGCCTACCCGCTGCAAGGCACCACCTATAACTGGGCCTACACCACGCTGCCGGAACCGCACATGGGCAAGCGCATCATGACCCAGGGCCGCGGCATGGGGCTGGGTGGGTCGTCGCTGATCAACGGCATGGTGTACATCCGCGGCAATGCGCTGGACTTTGACGGCTGGGCGGAAAACGCGGGGCTGGAAAACTGGAGCTATCTGGACTGCCTGCCCTATTTCCGCAAGGCGGAAAGCTACGACAAGGGTGCCAATGACTTCCACGGTGCCGCTGGCCCGCTGCATGTCACCACGCCACGGCCGGACAACAACCCGCTGTATCAGGCCTTTATTGCGGCTGGCGAACAGGCCGGTTACCCGCGCACCGACGACCTCAACGGCTACCGCCAGGAAGGCTTCGGGCCGATGGACCGCACCACCACGCCATCGGGCCGCCGCTGCAGTACCTCGCTGGCCTATCTGGATCAGGCGCGCACCCGCGCCAATCTCACAGTAAAAACCCGCGCACTGGCCGACCAGATCCGCTTTGCCGGCAACCGTGCGGTGGGCGTGAGCTATCTGCAAGGCGGCAGCTTGCATCAGGCCGAAGCGCGGCGCGAAGTCATCGTCTGCAACGGCGCGATTGCCAGCCCGCAGCTGTTGCAACGCTCCGGCGTGGGCAATGCCGACCAGCTCAAGCAACATGGCATCAGCAGCGTGGTACACCTGCCCGGCGTGGGCGAGAACCTGCAAGACCATCTGGAAATGTATCTGCAATACCATTGCACCAAGCCGGTTTCCATCTACCCGGCGCTGCAATGGTGGAACAAGCCGCCCATCGGCGTGGAGTGGTATCTGAACGGCACCGGCCTGGGTGCCACCAATCACTTTGAAGCCGGTGGTTTCATCCGCAGCAGTACCGACTTTGCCTGGCCCAATCTGCAATACCACTTCATTCCGCTGGCAATGAATTACGACGGCAGCAATCCGGTGAAGGCGCACGGCTTCCAGTGCCATGTCGGCTCCATGCGCTCGCCCAGCACCGGCTTTGTGCGGCTGGCCAGCCGCGACCCGCGCGTCAAACCGCTGCTGCAGTTCAATTACATGGCGCATGCGGTGGACTGGCAGGAGTTCCGCGCGGGGGTAAGGCTGACACGGGAAATCATCGCCCAGCAGGCGTTTGATGAATTCCGCGGCGAGGAAATCAAGCCGGGCATGAAGATTCAGAGCGATGCCGAAATCGATGCCTTCGTGCGCGAACATGCCGAAACCGCGCTGCACCCGTCCTGTACCTGCAAGATGGGCTACGACGACATGGCGGTGGTGGACAAGGACGGCCTGGTGCACGGCGTGGAGGGCTTGCGCGTGGTGGATGCATCCATCATGCCGCGCGTCACCACCGGCAACCTCAATGCGCCGGTCATCATGATGGCGGAAAAACTGGCCGATGCCATTCGCGGTCGCACGCCGTTGCCGCGTTCGCAAGCGGACTACTTTACCGCAGGCAAACAGCCGGTGCGGCTGATGGGTACGGCAGATTTTCCCTGGCCGACGACCAGCGCGCCTGCCGTCCATTGA
- a CDS encoding sarcosine oxidase subunit beta family protein: protein MANRYSLWSLIKNGLKHHESWQPAWKSPQPKKNYDVIIVGGGGHGLATAYYLAKEHGIKNVAVLEKGYLGGGNTARNTTIIRSNYLWDEAAHLYEHGLKLWEGLSQDLNFNVMFSQRGVMNVGHTLQDMRDIERRANANLLNGVDAVVMTPQEIKDMVPLIDISNRTRYPIMGASFQPRGGVARHDAVAWGFARGASELGVDIIEQCEVTGLIIEGGRIKGVNTSRGDIMADRVGCVAAGNSSVLAKMAGLRLPLESHPLQAFVSESMKPCIDTVVMSNAVHGYVSQSDKGELVIGAGIDSYTGYGQRGSPHVIEHTAAAIIEMFPSFSRVRMNRQWGGIVDVSPDACPIISKTRIKGLYFNCGWGTGGFKATPGSGNVFAHTIAHDDPHPLNRAFSLDRFATGHLIDEHGAAAVAH from the coding sequence ATGGCAAACCGATACTCCTTGTGGAGCCTGATCAAGAACGGGCTCAAGCATCATGAAAGCTGGCAGCCGGCCTGGAAGAGCCCGCAGCCGAAGAAAAACTACGACGTCATCATCGTCGGCGGTGGCGGCCACGGCCTGGCTACAGCCTACTACCTGGCCAAGGAACACGGCATCAAGAATGTGGCAGTGCTGGAGAAGGGCTATCTGGGCGGCGGCAATACCGCCCGTAACACCACCATCATCCGTTCCAATTATCTGTGGGACGAGGCGGCGCACTTGTACGAACACGGCCTGAAGTTGTGGGAAGGCCTGTCGCAGGACCTCAACTTCAACGTGATGTTCAGCCAGCGTGGCGTGATGAACGTCGGCCACACCCTGCAGGACATGCGCGACATCGAACGCCGCGCCAATGCCAACCTGCTCAACGGCGTGGACGCCGTGGTGATGACCCCGCAGGAAATCAAGGACATGGTGCCGCTGATCGACATCAGCAACCGCACCCGCTACCCCATCATGGGGGCCAGCTTCCAGCCGCGTGGCGGCGTGGCGCGGCACGATGCGGTGGCCTGGGGCTTTGCCCGTGGCGCGTCCGAACTGGGCGTGGACATCATCGAGCAATGCGAAGTCACCGGCCTGATCATCGAAGGTGGCCGTATCAAGGGCGTGAATACCAGCCGTGGCGACATCATGGCCGACCGTGTGGGCTGTGTGGCCGCGGGTAACTCGTCGGTACTGGCCAAGATGGCCGGCCTGCGCCTGCCGCTGGAAAGCCACCCCTTGCAGGCTTTCGTGTCCGAATCCATGAAGCCCTGCATCGACACCGTGGTGATGTCCAACGCCGTGCACGGCTATGTCAGCCAGTCCGACAAGGGCGAGCTGGTGATCGGTGCCGGTATCGACAGCTATACCGGCTACGGCCAGCGCGGCAGCCCGCATGTGATCGAGCACACCGCCGCCGCCATCATCGAAATGTTCCCGTCCTTCTCCCGCGTACGGATGAACCGCCAGTGGGGCGGCATTGTGGATGTGTCGCCGGACGCCTGCCCCATCATCAGCAAAACCCGCATCAAGGGCCTGTATTTCAACTGTGGCTGGGGCACCGGCGGCTTCAAGGCCACGCCGGGCTCGGGCAATGTGTTTGCCCACACCATCGCCCATGACGATCCGCACCCGCTGAACCGCGCGTTCTCGCTGGACCGTTTTGCCACCGGACATCTGATCGACGAGCACGGCGCTGCTGCCGTGGCTCACTAG
- a CDS encoding sarcosine oxidase subunit alpha family protein, which yields MSGYRIHRPGERINRQKPLSFIFDNVQYKAFSGDTLASALLANGVRLIGRSFKYGRPRGIVGFGAEEPNALIQLESGAHTVPDLKATQVELYQGLLAGSTTGYPSLDFDLKGLLGKFGRFMPPGFYYKTFMEPVKAWPFYEKFIRKAAGYGRAPTEDDPESYDHLHHHIDVLVVGGGAAGLWAATLAGRAGLKTLLVDEQSEMGGWLLTERRSRIDGLSGMEWVNQRLAELASLPNVTVLPRTTAFALHDLNLVQAVELLQDHLPLTERNAALPRQRLHKIRAHQVILASGAIERPLVFGYNDVPGVMTAAAGHSYLNRYGVAVGREVLVQTQNDAAYEAALDLALSGVKVTLADARQGGAAAWRQQALKSAGAELLLGHGIAKVLGDKSVTGAQLVKLDGRNNQVVGSGPRLSVDTVLSSGGLTSTVHLFCHNGGRPVWNQQQLSFVCPDEGRENIACVGAITGRWELSDALSQTHAAVAALLLGHGRGSSGKAPAVANEEVAAPRAIFRLPDGKPEGHGAKAFVDYQNDVAAADIHTAIRENYRSIEHVKRYTALGFGTDQGKLSNINGFAIAAEALGKPIAEVGTTTYRPSYTPVTFGALAGPHVGETFDARRYTAMHASHDARKAEYEVVGQWLRPWYFPKPGEDLHAAVNRECLATRNSVGVMDASTLGKIDVKGPDAREFLNRIYSNAWSKLDPGKCRYGLMLDENGMVMDDGVTACLADDHFHMTTTTGGAARVYSWLERWHQTEWPELKVRFTTTTDHWATVAVVGPNSRKVLQKLCSDIDFDKDAFKFMDGRSGTVAGLPARVFRISFSGELAYEINVDANYGRYMWEEVMKAGAEFDITPYGTETMHVLRAEKGFIIVGQDTDGSMSPNDLAMSWAVGMKKPFSFLGKRSLLRSHTAGEGRKQLVGLLPLDPKVVLAEGAQILSNTDDTVPAAMQGHVTSSYHSAFLGRSVAMAVLKDGSKREGDTVFVWAHGKSVPAQVVSSVFVDKEGVRQHA from the coding sequence ATGAGCGGCTATCGCATACATCGCCCGGGCGAGCGCATCAATCGCCAGAAGCCGCTGAGCTTCATCTTCGACAATGTGCAGTACAAGGCCTTCTCCGGCGACACCCTGGCCTCGGCCCTGCTGGCCAACGGCGTGCGCCTGATCGGCCGCAGCTTCAAGTATGGCCGTCCGCGCGGCATCGTCGGCTTTGGTGCCGAAGAACCGAATGCGCTGATCCAGCTGGAAAGCGGCGCGCATACCGTGCCCGACCTCAAGGCCACGCAAGTGGAGCTGTACCAGGGCCTGCTGGCCGGCAGCACCACCGGCTACCCCTCGCTGGACTTCGACCTCAAGGGCCTCTTGGGCAAGTTTGGCCGCTTCATGCCGCCGGGCTTCTACTACAAGACCTTCATGGAACCGGTGAAAGCCTGGCCCTTCTATGAAAAATTCATCCGCAAGGCCGCCGGATATGGCCGCGCCCCGACCGAGGATGATCCGGAAAGCTACGACCACCTGCATCACCATATCGATGTGCTGGTGGTGGGCGGTGGTGCTGCCGGCCTGTGGGCGGCCACGCTGGCGGGCCGCGCCGGCCTGAAAACCCTGCTGGTGGACGAACAGTCCGAAATGGGCGGCTGGCTGCTGACCGAGCGTCGCAGCCGCATCGACGGCCTGTCCGGCATGGAGTGGGTGAACCAGCGTCTGGCCGAACTGGCCAGCCTGCCCAATGTCACCGTGCTGCCGCGTACTACCGCCTTTGCCCTGCACGACCTCAATCTGGTGCAGGCGGTGGAACTGCTGCAAGACCACCTGCCGCTGACCGAGCGCAATGCCGCGCTGCCGCGCCAGCGTCTGCACAAGATCCGCGCTCATCAGGTGATTCTGGCCAGCGGTGCCATCGAACGCCCGCTGGTGTTCGGTTACAACGACGTGCCAGGCGTGATGACTGCCGCCGCCGGTCACAGCTACCTCAACCGCTACGGCGTGGCCGTGGGCCGCGAAGTGCTGGTGCAAACCCAGAACGATGCCGCTTACGAAGCCGCACTGGATCTGGCGCTGTCCGGCGTCAAGGTAACGCTGGCCGATGCCCGTCAGGGCGGGGCTGCGGCATGGCGTCAGCAGGCGCTGAAGAGTGCCGGTGCCGAATTGCTGCTGGGCCATGGCATTGCCAAGGTGCTGGGCGACAAGAGTGTGACTGGCGCGCAACTGGTGAAACTGGATGGCCGCAATAATCAGGTGGTCGGCTCAGGCCCGCGCCTGAGCGTGGACACCGTGCTGTCCTCCGGCGGCCTGACTTCCACCGTGCATCTGTTCTGCCACAACGGTGGCCGTCCGGTGTGGAATCAGCAGCAGCTGTCCTTTGTCTGCCCGGACGAAGGCCGTGAAAACATTGCCTGCGTCGGTGCCATCACCGGCCGCTGGGAACTGTCCGACGCGCTGAGCCAGACCCACGCCGCTGTGGCCGCGCTGTTGCTGGGCCATGGTCGTGGCAGCAGTGGCAAGGCCCCGGCGGTTGCCAATGAAGAAGTGGCCGCGCCGCGTGCCATCTTCCGCCTGCCGGATGGCAAGCCGGAAGGCCATGGTGCCAAGGCCTTTGTCGATTACCAGAACGATGTGGCGGCTGCCGACATCCACACGGCCATTCGCGAAAACTACCGCTCCATCGAACACGTCAAGCGCTATACCGCGCTGGGCTTCGGTACCGATCAGGGCAAGCTGTCCAATATCAACGGCTTTGCCATTGCCGCCGAAGCACTGGGCAAACCCATCGCCGAAGTGGGCACCACCACCTACCGGCCGTCCTACACCCCGGTCACCTTTGGTGCGCTGGCCGGCCCGCACGTGGGCGAAACCTTCGATGCGCGCCGCTACACCGCCATGCACGCCAGCCACGACGCCCGCAAGGCCGAGTACGAAGTGGTGGGCCAGTGGCTGCGCCCCTGGTACTTCCCCAAGCCGGGTGAAGACCTGCATGCCGCGGTCAACCGCGAATGCCTGGCCACCCGTAACAGCGTAGGTGTGATGGATGCTTCCACCCTGGGCAAGATCGACGTCAAGGGCCCGGATGCGCGCGAATTCCTCAACCGCATCTACAGCAATGCCTGGAGCAAGCTGGACCCGGGCAAGTGCCGCTACGGCCTGATGCTGGACGAAAACGGCATGGTGATGGACGACGGTGTGACTGCCTGCCTGGCAGACGACCACTTCCACATGACCACCACCACCGGCGGTGCGGCGCGGGTGTACAGCTGGCTGGAACGCTGGCACCAGACCGAATGGCCTGAACTGAAAGTACGTTTCACCACCACCACCGACCACTGGGCCACCGTGGCCGTGGTGGGGCCGAACAGCCGCAAGGTACTGCAAAAGCTGTGCAGCGACATCGACTTCGACAAGGACGCCTTCAAGTTCATGGATGGCCGCAGCGGCACCGTGGCCGGGCTGCCGGCGCGGGTGTTCCGCATCAGCTTCTCCGGTGAACTGGCCTACGAAATCAATGTGGATGCCAACTATGGCCGCTACATGTGGGAAGAAGTGATGAAGGCGGGTGCCGAGTTCGACATCACCCCCTACGGCACCGAAACCATGCACGTGTTGCGGGCCGAGAAGGGCTTCATCATCGTCGGTCAGGATACGGACGGCTCGATGAGCCCGAACGATCTGGCCATGAGCTGGGCAGTGGGCATGAAAAAGCCGTTCAGCTTCCTCGGCAAGCGTTCGCTGCTGCGCTCGCACACCGCGGGTGAAGGCCGCAAACAGCTGGTGGGCCTGCTGCCGCTGGACCCGAAGGTGGTACTGGCCGAAGGCGCGCAGATTCTCAGCAATACCGATGACACGGTGCCGGCAGCCATGCAGGGCCATGTGACGTCCAGTTATCACAGTGCCTTCCTTGGCCGCTCGGTGGCCATGGCGGTACTGAAGGATGGCAGCAAGCGCGAGGGCGACACCGTGTTCGTCTGGGCGCATGGCAAGAGTGTGCCGGCGCAGGTGGTGTCGTCGGTGTTCGTGGACAAGGAAGGGGTGCGTCAACATGCCTAA
- a CDS encoding MFS transporter, whose protein sequence is MTDRAEQQVLFKVILAASVGNFVEWFDFAVYGFLATVIAQHFFPGSSADISLLKTFAVFAVAFAFRPLGGVVFGMLGDRIGRKRTLAITILLMAGATTLIGLLPDYASIGLAAPVLLTLARCVQGFSAGGEYAGACAYVMEHAPSHHRARYGSFLPVSTFSAFACAAVLVYGLNQWLSPQALADWGWRLPFLIAAPLGLVGWYLRNRLAETPAFRALEQRQQTEHAPLRHAFASHGRPIAWLSAFISVTALSFYTFTTYLSTYLQQVAGMSRGNALLVSVLSLLFAALLCPLAGRYSDRVGRRRSMATVCVLIVLTIFPSFWLAQSGQLGLAVLGGMLQALPAVLSGVVTAPLLSESFPTRIRYTAGAISYNLAYTIFGGTAPLMATWLIDVSGSHLAPAAYLLLVALFALAGGLRLPETVHVRLAEVS, encoded by the coding sequence ATGACTGATCGCGCCGAGCAGCAAGTGTTGTTCAAGGTGATTCTGGCCGCCTCGGTCGGCAATTTTGTCGAATGGTTCGACTTTGCCGTCTATGGTTTCCTGGCCACGGTGATTGCCCAGCATTTCTTTCCGGGCAGCAGTGCCGACATCAGCTTGCTGAAAACCTTTGCCGTGTTCGCGGTGGCGTTTGCCTTCCGCCCGCTCGGTGGTGTGGTGTTCGGCATGCTGGGCGACCGCATAGGCCGCAAGCGCACGCTGGCCATCACCATCTTGCTGATGGCCGGGGCCACCACGCTGATCGGCCTGTTGCCGGACTACGCCAGCATCGGTCTGGCCGCCCCGGTGCTGCTGACGCTGGCGCGTTGCGTGCAGGGTTTTTCCGCCGGCGGCGAATACGCCGGGGCCTGTGCCTATGTGATGGAACATGCGCCCAGCCATCACCGGGCGCGCTATGGCAGCTTTCTGCCGGTCTCCACTTTTTCTGCCTTTGCCTGCGCGGCGGTGCTGGTGTACGGCCTCAACCAGTGGCTCAGCCCGCAAGCGCTGGCCGACTGGGGCTGGCGGCTGCCTTTCCTGATTGCCGCACCGCTGGGGCTGGTGGGCTGGTATCTGCGTAACCGTCTGGCGGAAACCCCGGCCTTTCGTGCGCTGGAGCAGCGCCAGCAAACCGAGCACGCGCCGCTGCGGCATGCTTTTGCCAGTCATGGCCGGCCCATTGCCTGGCTGTCGGCCTTCATCTCTGTGACGGCGCTGTCGTTTTATACCTTCACCACCTATCTGAGTACTTATCTACAGCAGGTGGCAGGCATGAGCCGTGGCAATGCCCTGCTGGTATCGGTGCTGTCGCTGCTGTTTGCTGCACTGCTGTGCCCGCTGGCCGGGCGCTATTCCGACCGGGTAGGGCGGCGGCGCAGCATGGCCACGGTATGCGTGCTGATCGTGCTCACCATCTTTCCCTCGTTCTGGCTGGCGCAAAGCGGCCAGCTGGGGCTGGCGGTGCTGGGCGGCATGTTGCAGGCCTTGCCCGCGGTGCTGTCCGGCGTGGTGACGGCCCCCTTGCTGTCGGAAAGCTTTCCCACCCGCATCCGCTATACCGCAGGTGCCATCAGCTACAACCTGGCCTACACCATTTTTGGCGGAACGGCACCGCTGATGGCGACCTGGCTGATTGATGTGTCCGGCAGCCATCTGGCACCGGCAGCTTATCTGCTGCTGGTGGCCCTGTTTGCCCTGGCGGGCGGCCTGCGCCTGCCGGAAACCGTTCATGTGCGGCTGGCCGAGGTGTCCTGA
- the purU gene encoding formyltetrahydrofolate deformylase, which yields MKAATPSYILSFTCHSASGQVARFSALLESQGCYIDELAVFDDAASQRFFVRCVFHPQTEVFDPARLHQGMQEMTVHYQDLRWQLQDRREQARVMIMVSKLDHCLNDLLYRQKMGDLDMTVTAVVSNHRDLAPIAEAYGLPFHHLPLDPANKAKQESALLALIEETGSELVILARYMQVLTSATCARLSGRAINIHHSFLPGFKGARPYLQAHERGVKLIGATAHYITDDLDEGPIIEQVVDRVDHAYTPEDLQATGRDMECQALARAVRYHLERRVFLNDNRTVVLR from the coding sequence ATGAAAGCCGCCACACCGTCCTACATCCTCAGCTTCACCTGCCACAGTGCCTCCGGTCAGGTGGCCCGCTTCTCCGCCCTGCTGGAATCGCAAGGCTGTTATATCGACGAACTGGCCGTGTTTGACGATGCCGCCAGCCAGCGCTTCTTCGTACGCTGCGTGTTTCATCCGCAAACCGAGGTGTTTGACCCGGCGCGGCTGCACCAGGGCATGCAGGAGATGACCGTGCATTACCAGGACCTGCGCTGGCAATTGCAGGACCGGCGCGAACAGGCGCGGGTGATGATCATGGTGTCCAAGCTGGACCACTGTCTGAATGACTTGCTGTACCGCCAGAAAATGGGCGACCTGGACATGACCGTCACCGCCGTGGTGTCCAACCACCGCGACCTGGCCCCGATTGCCGAAGCCTACGGCCTGCCCTTCCACCACCTGCCGCTGGACCCGGCCAACAAGGCCAAACAGGAATCCGCCCTGCTGGCGCTGATCGAGGAAACCGGCTCGGAACTGGTTATTCTGGCGCGCTACATGCAGGTGCTCACCAGCGCCACCTGCGCCCGCCTGTCTGGCCGCGCCATCAACATCCACCACTCCTTCCTGCCCGGCTTCAAGGGCGCGCGCCCTTATCTGCAAGCGCACGAACGCGGGGTAAAGCTGATTGGCGCCACCGCCCACTACATCACCGATGACCTGGACGAAGGCCCCATCATCGAACAGGTGGTGGACCGGGTGGACCACGCCTACACCCCGGAAGACCTGCAAGCCACCGGCCGCGACATGGAATGCCAGGCACTGGCCCGCGCCGTACGCTACCACCTGGAGCGCCGGGTGTTCCTCAACGACAACCGCACGGTGGTGTTGCGCTAG
- a CDS encoding sarcosine oxidase subunit gamma, which produces MESPLQHFKLDAEAQPRRADGRIWCNELPHLGYAVLRGDTAEAGFAELVQQVTGLALPLKAGVVSKGPQGVLMWTSPDEWLLVSHRQRLVDWTAQLDAGFAAQKLFAQTVDSSGGLTLAWLGGTEHITVLRHLGVYDFESIPLGHMVSTVLGKATVQIIRLETDGVFVLFRRSFADYVWRLLRRAAQPYGFAVCQLEARSDHPLFAQLSAPRPSLILA; this is translated from the coding sequence ATGGAGTCGCCGCTCCAACACTTCAAGCTGGATGCCGAGGCGCAGCCGCGCCGTGCCGATGGCCGCATCTGGTGCAACGAACTGCCGCATCTGGGCTATGCCGTGCTGCGCGGTGACACCGCCGAAGCCGGCTTTGCCGAGCTGGTGCAGCAAGTCACCGGTCTTGCCCTGCCGCTGAAGGCCGGGGTGGTCAGCAAAGGCCCGCAAGGCGTGCTGATGTGGACCTCGCCGGACGAATGGCTGCTGGTGAGCCATCGCCAGCGCCTGGTCGACTGGACTGCGCAGCTGGATGCTGGTTTTGCCGCGCAAAAGCTGTTTGCCCAGACCGTGGATTCCAGTGGCGGCCTGACCCTGGCCTGGCTGGGTGGCACCGAGCACATCACCGTGCTGCGTCACCTGGGGGTGTACGACTTTGAGTCCATCCCGCTGGGCCACATGGTGAGCACCGTGCTGGGCAAGGCCACGGTACAGATCATCCGCCTGGAAACCGACGGCGTGTTCGTGCTGTTCCGCCGCAGCTTTGCCGACTATGTGTGGCGCCTGCTGCGCCGCGCCGCCCAGCCCTACGGCTTTGCCGTGTGCCAGCTGGAAGCGCGTAGTGATCACCCGCTGTTTGCCCAGCTGTCCGCCCCCAGGCCCAGTCTGATTCTTGCCTGA
- a CDS encoding sarcosine oxidase subunit delta, which produces MLIITCPHCQEAREEEEFSYAGEAYIARPPVPEEADDATWGDYVFHRKNPRGWHWEQWQHVAGCRKVFAVKRHTVSYEIAGSWTLADGKALYLEEQA; this is translated from the coding sequence ATGTTGATCATTACCTGCCCGCACTGCCAAGAGGCGCGGGAAGAAGAAGAATTCAGCTATGCCGGCGAAGCCTATATCGCCCGCCCGCCGGTACCGGAAGAAGCCGACGACGCCACCTGGGGCGACTACGTGTTCCACCGCAAGAACCCGCGTGGCTGGCACTGGGAGCAATGGCAGCACGTGGCTGGCTGTCGCAAGGTGTTTGCGGTAAAGCGTCACACCGTCAGCTATGAAATTGCCGGCAGCTGGACGCTGGCCGACGGCAAGGCACTGTATCTGGAGGAACAAGCATGA
- the betB gene encoding betaine-aldehyde dehydrogenase, giving the protein MPHPEYKEDNVQDGILKSYIGGRYIDNPALPLADNFNPANGELLCKVQQAGAAEAELAVKSAEAGFAVWSEMTGAERGRIMNKAVGILRARNRELAELEVRDNGKPIQEAEVVDVLSGADCIEYFAGMAAGIHGEHFPLKGAFAYTRREPLGVCLGIGAWNYPIQIACWKSAPALACGNAMIYKPSGMTPMSAALLAEIYSEAGVPDGVFNVIQGSSSVARQLIADERVAKVSITGSVDTGKAIMKDAASTLKRVTMELGGKSPLIIFDDADIEQAVSAAMLANFYTQGEICTNGTRVFVARSIHAAFMQRLKERTALLKIGDPMHPDTQVGAQVSPSHAQSVLKYIDIGQSEGAVLAAGGQRVIVPGCEAGWFIAPTIFDQCRDDMRIVSEEIFGPVMSVLVFDDEAEVIQRANATRLGLAAGVFTRDLARAHRVVAKLQAGVCWINNYNITPIEMPFGGYKESGLGYENSLTAIDCYTQRKSVYVELTGVASPYA; this is encoded by the coding sequence ATGCCCCACCCAGAATACAAGGAAGACAACGTGCAAGATGGCATCCTGAAAAGCTATATCGGCGGTCGCTATATCGATAATCCGGCCCTGCCGCTGGCCGACAACTTCAACCCGGCCAATGGCGAGCTGCTGTGCAAGGTGCAGCAGGCTGGCGCGGCCGAGGCCGAACTGGCGGTCAAGAGCGCCGAAGCCGGTTTTGCGGTGTGGAGCGAGATGACCGGTGCCGAGCGCGGTCGCATCATGAACAAGGCGGTGGGTATTCTGCGTGCGCGCAACCGCGAACTGGCCGAGCTGGAAGTGCGCGACAACGGCAAGCCGATCCAGGAAGCCGAGGTGGTGGATGTGCTGTCCGGCGCGGACTGCATCGAATACTTTGCCGGCATGGCCGCCGGCATTCACGGCGAGCATTTCCCGCTGAAAGGTGCGTTTGCCTATACCCGGCGCGAGCCGCTGGGCGTGTGCCTGGGCATTGGCGCGTGGAACTACCCCATCCAGATTGCTTGCTGGAAATCCGCCCCGGCGCTGGCCTGTGGCAATGCCATGATTTACAAACCCTCGGGCATGACGCCGATGAGCGCGGCCCTGCTGGCGGAAATCTACAGCGAAGCCGGGGTGCCGGATGGCGTGTTCAACGTGATCCAGGGCAGCTCGTCCGTGGCGCGCCAGCTGATTGCCGACGAACGCGTGGCCAAGGTGTCGATTACCGGTTCGGTGGATACCGGCAAGGCCATCATGAAAGACGCCGCCAGCACGCTCAAGCGCGTCACCATGGAGCTGGGCGGCAAGTCGCCGCTGATCATCTTTGACGATGCCGACATCGAACAGGCGGTGTCCGCCGCCATGCTGGCCAACTTCTACACCCAGGGTGAAATCTGCACCAACGGCACCCGCGTGTTCGTGGCGCGCAGCATTCACGCCGCCTTCATGCAGCGGCTGAAAGAACGCACCGCGCTGTTGAAGATTGGCGACCCGATGCACCCGGACACCCAGGTGGGCGCGCAGGTATCGCCCAGCCATGCGCAAAGCGTGCTCAAGTACATCGACATCGGCCAGAGCGAAGGTGCGGTACTGGCCGCCGGTGGCCAGCGCGTGATCGTGCCGGGTTGCGAAGCCGGCTGGTTCATCGCCCCCACCATTTTCGACCAGTGCCGCGACGATATGCGCATTGTCAGCGAGGAAATCTTTGGCCCGGTGATGTCGGTACTGGTGTTCGACGACGAGGCGGAAGTGATCCAGCGTGCCAATGCCACCCGGCTGGGGCTGGCAGCCGGCGTCTTCACCCGCGACCTGGCGCGCGCCCACCGCGTGGTGGCCAAGCTGCAAGCCGGGGTGTGCTGGATCAACAACTACAACATCACGCCGATTGAAATGCCGTTTGGTGGCTACAAGGAATCCGGCCTCGGCTATGAAAACAGCCTTACCGCCATCGACTGCTACACCCAGCGCAAGAGCGTGTATGTGGAGTTGACCGGGGTGGCCAGTCCTTACGCCTGA